Proteins from a single region of Cydia amplana chromosome 17, ilCydAmpl1.1, whole genome shotgun sequence:
- the LOC134655950 gene encoding uncharacterized protein LOC134655950: MVLLAPSIGALRKLIAICESYASSHGLLYNGKKSEIMIFKAGNKYPTIIPPVQLNGIALARVTRFKYLGHVVTDDLKDDADMERERRALCVRANMLARRFAKCSNAVKITLFKTYCSSFYTGSLWVRYTQKSYNAIRVQYNNAFRMLIGLPKFCSASNMFAESRTDGFAAILRKKAASLLSRTRDSPNSILKMIADHVCCPVINEIILNVKSNLVFKY, encoded by the coding sequence ATGGTGCTGCTGGCTCCCTCCATTGGGGCGCTCCGTAAACTTATAGCTATATGTGAATCCTACGCCTCCTCACACGGTTTATTGTATAACGGGAAAAAGAGTGAGATAATGATTTTTAAGGCTGGAAACAAGTATCCCACTATTATACCTCCCGTCCAACTAAACGGCATCGCCCTCGCGAGAGTCACTCGCTTCAAATATCTCGGGCACGTTGTTACTGACGATCTGAAGGACGATGCCGATATGGAAAGAGAGCGAAGAGCATTGTGTGTGAGGGCGAACATGCTGGCCCGCAGGTTTGCTAAGTGCTCAAATGCAGTGAAAATTACTTTATTCAAGACATACTGCTCGTCTTTTTACACTGGCAGCCTGTGGGTCCGATATACCCAAAAGTCATACAATGCTATTAGGGTGCAGTACAACAATGCCTTTAGGATGCTGATTGGCCTGCCCAAGTTCTGCAGCGCATCCAACATGTTCGCGGAGTCACGGACGGATGGATTTGCAGCAATTTTGCGCAAGAAAGCAGCGTCTCTGTTGAGCAGAACGAGGGACAGCCCGAACAGCATCCTAAAGATGATAGCTGATCATGTGTGTTGTCctgtaattaatgaaataattttaaatgtaaaatctaatttagtttttaagtactaa
- the LOC134655647 gene encoding INO80 complex subunit D-B-like → MSFLSTTENVGFSGIPQNISDASCATQYKLAVEGVSGNCGDVNMFIQDSSGDEQTYIPHLNENFFQTKFKIDPNELYTFHDSDIIAGEITVSHTDDNFMFPDNVEVKAKFLDSPNNEVDLQIKGSLPNGEVIRDEIKLEIVPNGHFMPEPKHPMTPNYKDVKTANTKVQKAKNPSLGKEISRSNSVEVRRPSVHSPKGQSNNVASCKKVSINSVNTNHSKSSTNPKLSGSETFLDVFKREQGLVENAPAVIKTESPAAPPPKAPPSSVKKAPSAKSSQSKVRRGRGPAVHEALQRIPTPRAVPVPNRAWHAPGDSLFDCGPLDDRKPRFRQLESSSSDDDNIPEFELGTGPVCVEESAAESRGTRLALRRAALRRHVVRADTSLRLARDYREYKSLAAIVKKQLNGQGSSCRLPTQMVNHLLAMRGMPEVLSSRERRRLREIGWSGGESGSLKPCLGAACSEDGCGAPRLPCGRYCLSHVTLAPEQRLYASCAAVFAGGARCKQPILPLQEQTPLCAEHAWKRDNYDKLSRDSKPKKLVRKRVLPPTPRRAKRRRRLPKRPVPTPNQSLSEINVCSNSSAYDSSEDTGMGALSENEFIVSATNSHELEVGEVGQVPPDDILDPAVLSQIPDEAFTEFFNQGGSSFAESSELAAALEAVLDERALDSIGDVFQHSPHQPKPKMQVPASVAMEMSSSAPS, encoded by the exons ATGTCTTTTTTGAGTACTACCGAAAATGTGGG tttCAGTGGTATTCCACAAAATATATCGGATGCAAGCTGCGCAACTCAATACAAGTTGGCAGTGGAGGGTGTCTCGGGGAACTGTGGAGATGTTAACATGTTCATACAGGACAGCTCGGGCGATGAACAGACTTATATACCACACTTGAATGAAAATTTCTTCCAAACCAAATTTAAAATAGACCCCAACGAGCTTTACACATTTCATGATTCTGACATCATCGCCGGAGAAATAACTGTTAGTCATACGGATGATAATTTCATGTTCCCTGATAATGTAGAAGTTAAGGCCAAGTTCTTGGACAGCCCGAACAATGAGGTGGATCTTCAGATTAAAGGCTCTCTTCCTAACGGGGAAGTCATCCGGGATGAGATCAAGCTTGAGATTGTTCCTAACGGGCATTTCATGCCCGAGCCTAAGCATCCCATGACTCCCAATTACAAAGATGTGAAGACTGCTAATACCAAAGTTCAGAAAGCAAAGAATCCGAGCCTCGGAAAAGAAATCAGTCGGAGTAACTCTGTTGAAGTAAGACGGCCAAGTGTTCACAGCCCCAAGGGCCAATCTAATAATGTAGCCTCATGTAAGAAAGTCAGTATTAATAGTGTTAATACTAATCATAGTAAATCCTCGACAAATCCCAAACTGTCGGGGTCGGAAACATTTCTGGATGTTTTTAAAAGAGAACAGGGTCTGGTAGAGAATGCCCCGGCAGTTATAAAGACTGAGTCTCCTGCTGCGCCCCCACCTAAAGCACCACCATCTTCAGTGAAGAAAGCACCATCAG CCAAGTCGTCCCAAAGCAAGGTCCGGCGAGGCCGCGGGCCGGCGGTCCACGAGGCCTTGCAGCGGATACCGACACCTCGCGCCGTACCCGTCCCCAACCGGGCCTGGCACGCTCCGGGGGACAGCTTATTCGACTGCGGGCCCCTTGACGATAGAAAACCGAGATTCAGGCAGCTAGAGAGCAGTAGCAGTGACGATGATAATATACCTGAGTTTG aattAGGCACAGGCCCCGTCTGCGTAGAAGAAAGCGCGGCGGAGTCCCGAGGAACTCGCCTAGCGCTCCGCAGGGCAGCGTTAAGACGGCATGTCGTCAGGGCGGACACCTCTCTACGCTTAGCGAGGGATTATCGGGAGTACAAATCCCTTGCTGCTATCGTCAAG aagcaacTGAACGGTCAAGGCTCATCGTGCCGCCTTCCGACTCAGATGGTAAACCATTTGCTGGCGATGCGGGGCATGCCTGAGGTCCTGTCTTCACGGGAACGCCGAAGACTCAG AGAAATCGGCTGGTCTGGCGGCGAGAGTGGCTCTCTAAAGCCGTGCCTCGGTGCCGCCTGCTCCGAAGACGGTTGCGGAGCCCCGCGCTTACCTTGCGGGCGATATTGTCTGTCGCACGTTACTTTGGCGCCCGAACAACGGTTATACGCGTCGTGTGCGGCCGTGTTCGCGGGGGGAGCGAGATGCAAGCAGCCGATATTGCCGCTTCAAGAGCAGACGCCGCTCTGCGCTGAACATGCGTGGAAGCGA GATAACTACGATAAGTTGAGCCGCGACAGTAAGCCGAAGAAACTCGTCCGGAAGCGCGTGCTGCCGCCCACGCCGCGCCGCGCCAAGCGCCGGCGGCGCCTGCCCAAGCGGCCCGTGCCTACTCCCAACCAATCTCTTTCAG AAATCAACGTGTGCTCGAATTCGTCGGCATACGACAGTTCGGAAGACACCGGTATGGGCGCGCTCAGCGAAAACGAGTTCATCGTCTCGGCCACCAACTCACACGAACTTG AAGTGGGTGAAGTGGGTCAAGTGCCCCCAGACGACATTCTGGACCCAGCCGTACTCAGCCAGATTCCTGATGAGGCGTTCACGGAATTCTTCAATCAAG gtgGTTCATCATTCGCGGAGAGTTCCGAGCTGGCCGCGGCGCTGGAGGCCGTGCTGGACGAGCGCGCGCTGGACAGTATCGGGGACGTGTTCCAGCACTCGCCGCACCAGCCCAAGCCTAAG ATGCAAGTCCCAGCATCAGTGGCAATGGAGATGTCTTCGAGCGCGCCCTCATAA